In a single window of the Bacillota bacterium genome:
- a CDS encoding 16S rRNA (uracil(1498)-N(3))-methyltransferase, with translation MRFFVSQDNITEEQVIITGEDLKHMKVLRLEPGDIIEVCDGQGWDYSCRLLEITGDRALAAIVTKGENRAEPKVRITLYQGLPKSDKMDLIVQKCTEIGVARIVPVTTQRTVVQLNAKKAQQRRERWERIATAAAKQSGRGRIPQVGPVMSWQAALTDAQELRSQVGSERFGAVIPYELENTVFVGTVFRRWREQAVLEVAIFIGPEGGFAEEEVTQAQDIGAHSVSLGPRILRTETAGLITAGCLLYEMEQ, from the coding sequence ATGCGATTTTTCGTTAGTCAAGACAACATCACCGAGGAGCAAGTGATTATCACCGGTGAGGATTTGAAACATATGAAGGTGTTGCGGTTGGAGCCCGGTGATATCATCGAGGTCTGTGACGGGCAAGGATGGGACTATTCCTGTCGCTTGCTGGAGATCACCGGAGATCGAGCTCTGGCCGCTATCGTCACTAAAGGGGAGAATCGGGCAGAGCCAAAGGTAAGAATTACCCTGTACCAGGGATTGCCCAAATCCGATAAGATGGATCTGATTGTCCAGAAGTGTACGGAAATTGGAGTGGCAAGAATCGTCCCGGTGACTACCCAGCGTACCGTTGTCCAACTGAACGCCAAAAAAGCGCAGCAGCGTCGGGAACGGTGGGAGCGGATCGCAACGGCTGCTGCCAAACAAAGCGGTCGGGGCAGAATCCCACAGGTGGGCCCGGTGATGTCCTGGCAGGCGGCCTTGACCGATGCCCAGGAGCTGCGAAGCCAAGTGGGCTCTGAGCGCTTTGGCGCGGTGATTCCCTACGAACTGGAGAATACAGTGTTTGTCGGGACGGTGTTTCGTCGGTGGCGGGAGCAGGCGGTTCTTGAGGTGGCGATTTTTATCGGGCCGGAGGGCGGCTTTGCCGAAGAGGAAGTGACCCAGGCCCAGGACATCGGAGCCCACAGCGTATCCTTGGGACCTAGGATTTTGCGAACGGAAACAGCGGGTTTGATTACCGCCGGATGCCTGTTGTATGAGATGGAACAATAA
- the prmA gene encoding 50S ribosomal protein L11 methyltransferase has product MKWVEVSVHTTSEASDAVASKLLSYQELCGDYPAGGVSIEDSQALAAKAKRLVWDEVVELPQGLADTGVVVRAYFPPAVVTPRWLEELQAWLDQLPEFGLDAEGTKLKLKAVQTEDWAHAWKAHFHRQAIGNRLVILPSWEEYTPGPQECVITLDPGMAFGTGTHPTTVLCLEALEQWITPGDVVFDVGTGSGILAIAAAKLGARQVTAVDIDPVAAEAAQANVTGNDVADIVTVRQGVVTDIAGQGDLVLANIIAKVIIGIAPELYHRVKPGGMLLASGIIADKEAAVVAALVDVGFTIIQRTTKEEWVCLAVRRP; this is encoded by the coding sequence TTGAAATGGGTAGAGGTATCGGTGCACACAACGTCGGAAGCGTCGGATGCGGTGGCCAGCAAGCTGCTGTCTTACCAGGAATTGTGTGGAGACTATCCCGCGGGGGGAGTCTCCATCGAGGATTCCCAAGCCCTGGCCGCCAAGGCCAAGCGGTTGGTGTGGGATGAAGTAGTGGAGCTTCCCCAAGGGTTAGCAGACACCGGAGTGGTGGTGCGGGCCTACTTTCCACCGGCGGTGGTGACTCCGAGATGGTTGGAGGAGCTGCAGGCCTGGCTTGACCAACTGCCGGAATTTGGTCTCGACGCGGAAGGGACAAAATTAAAGCTCAAGGCGGTACAGACGGAGGATTGGGCCCATGCCTGGAAGGCCCACTTTCATCGGCAGGCCATCGGTAATAGGTTAGTGATCCTTCCTTCCTGGGAAGAATATACTCCCGGTCCCCAAGAGTGTGTTATTACCTTGGATCCGGGAATGGCCTTTGGCACCGGTACCCATCCCACTACGGTATTGTGTCTTGAGGCCTTGGAACAATGGATCACCCCCGGGGATGTAGTCTTTGATGTCGGTACGGGATCGGGGATCTTGGCCATTGCCGCGGCTAAGCTGGGGGCAAGACAGGTTACCGCGGTGGACATTGATCCCGTCGCCGCTGAAGCGGCCCAAGCCAACGTCACTGGTAACGACGTTGCCGATATCGTTACAGTTCGGCAAGGGGTAGTTACCGATATTGCCGGCCAAGGGGATCTAGTCTTGGCGAATATCATCGCTAAGGTGATTATCGGGATTGCTCCAGAGCTGTATCACCGGGTCAAACCCGGGGGCATGCTGCTGGCCTCGGGAATTATCGCGGACAAAGAAGCGGCGGTGGTCGCAGCCCTAGTTGACGTGGGATTTACGATTATCCAGCGAACCACCAAAGAAGAATGGGTATGTTTGGCGGTCCGTCGCCCCTAA
- the mtaB gene encoding tRNA (N(6)-L-threonylcarbamoyladenosine(37)-C(2))-methylthiotransferase MtaB has product MKQELSSQRVAFYTLGCKVNQYDTEAVAELFAREGWQIVEFSEPADVYIINTCTVTNMGDRKSRQIIRRAVRQNPEAAVVVMGCYAQVAPGEVAEIEGVDLVVGTNERGRLVDLVREFTTSGKRQFVVNDIFQTIEFEDLPITQFKGRTRATIKIQEGCNEFCSYCKIPYARGRSRSRPLESVVAEVKRLEAAGFSEVVLTGIHLGAYGRDLDGKLELADVLSAVAQSTEIPRIRISSIDPHEVTPRFIQVMEEHPNICRHLHIPLQGGHDEILRAMRRRYTLAEYQRTVEQLREVFPEIALTTDIIVGFPGETEDQFASSLQFVEAMGFSRLHVFRYSRRSGTPAAKLANQVSVAEKQERSQRMLELGQRLALRYHEGFLQRSLPVLFEEPASEETVAVAVGSTPTLAPDEQLWEGLTDNYIRVLAPAAGDVSGRILPVRLQGASEDLMVGQIEKNSQ; this is encoded by the coding sequence ATGAAGCAAGAATTGAGCAGTCAACGGGTGGCCTTTTACACCCTAGGCTGCAAAGTAAACCAATATGATACCGAAGCAGTAGCGGAGCTCTTTGCCCGCGAGGGTTGGCAGATTGTAGAATTTTCCGAGCCCGCGGATGTATATATAATCAATACCTGTACCGTCACCAATATGGGCGATAGAAAATCCCGGCAGATTATTCGCCGGGCGGTGCGGCAAAATCCCGAGGCCGCGGTGGTGGTGATGGGATGCTATGCCCAGGTGGCCCCCGGGGAAGTGGCAGAGATTGAGGGCGTGGACTTGGTGGTCGGGACCAATGAGCGAGGACGATTGGTGGATCTAGTTCGGGAGTTTACCACCAGCGGCAAGCGGCAGTTTGTTGTCAACGATATCTTTCAGACCATAGAGTTTGAAGATCTGCCTATTACCCAGTTCAAGGGGAGAACCAGGGCAACGATTAAGATTCAAGAGGGCTGCAATGAGTTTTGTAGTTACTGCAAGATCCCCTATGCTCGGGGACGGAGTCGCTCTCGTCCCTTAGAATCCGTTGTGGCCGAGGTCAAACGCCTGGAGGCCGCGGGGTTTTCCGAGGTGGTTCTGACTGGAATTCACTTGGGAGCATATGGCCGGGATTTGGACGGGAAACTAGAGCTAGCCGATGTCCTGTCCGCGGTGGCCCAATCCACGGAGATCCCCCGTATTCGGATCAGTTCCATTGATCCCCATGAAGTCACTCCTAGATTTATTCAGGTGATGGAGGAACACCCCAACATCTGTCGGCATCTGCATATCCCTCTTCAGGGGGGACACGACGAGATTCTGCGAGCAATGCGCCGGCGATACACCCTCGCGGAGTATCAAAGAACAGTGGAGCAACTGCGAGAGGTATTTCCCGAGATTGCTCTGACCACCGATATTATCGTGGGGTTTCCCGGGGAGACGGAGGATCAGTTCGCCTCCAGTCTGCAGTTCGTTGAGGCCATGGGCTTTAGTCGGTTACATGTCTTTCGGTACTCCCGCCGCTCAGGGACCCCGGCAGCCAAGCTAGCCAATCAGGTGTCGGTGGCTGAGAAACAGGAGCGCAGCCAGCGAATGCTGGAGTTGGGCCAGCGCCTGGCTCTGAGATATCACGAGGGATTCTTGCAGCGATCGTTGCCGGTGCTCTTTGAGGAGCCCGCGTCGGAGGAAACAGTGGCGGTGGCTGTGGGCTCTACTCCCACCCTTGCTCCCGATGAGCAGCTGTGGGAGGGCCTGACCGACAACTACATTCGGGTACTCGCGCCGGCAGCAGGGGATGTGTCGGGCCGGATCCTCCCGGTACGGCTTCAGGGCGCTTCGGAGGATCTGATGGTGGGGCAAATCGAGAAAAATAGCCAATAA
- a CDS encoding 30S ribosomal protein S21, with protein sequence MPEVRVGKDESLDRALRRFKQQCRRSGVLRDARKHEVYEKPSVRRKKKSEAARRRASRARRFG encoded by the coding sequence ATGCCGGAGGTTCGGGTTGGTAAAGACGAATCCCTCGATCGCGCTCTACGCCGTTTCAAGCAGCAATGTCGTCGCAGCGGCGTTCTTAGAGATGCTCGCAAGCATGAGGTCTATGAGAAGCCTAGTGTCAGACGCAAGAAAAAGTCTGAGGCTGCTCGCAGAAGAGCAAGCAGAGCTAGAAGATTTGGTTAA
- a CDS encoding metallophosphoesterase family protein, with protein MKVGLISDTHIPYRARHLPKEIFTLFSQVDLILHAGDLLELSVIGDLSVLAPVEAVAGNVDSFEVRAKLPRRRLLQLEDAAVGLIHGDGSGYDTPGRALRAFPDADCVVFGHSHRPMIEIRGGKLLVNPGSACDPRTMPEPTVGFLYIEADGMRAEIVGLHSGQVTQGPWHKYGG; from the coding sequence GTGAAGGTTGGACTGATTTCCGATACCCATATTCCCTATCGAGCTAGGCACTTACCGAAGGAGATTTTCACCCTCTTTTCTCAAGTGGACCTAATCTTGCACGCGGGTGATCTGCTGGAGCTGTCGGTAATTGGAGACCTGTCGGTTTTGGCCCCGGTGGAGGCCGTGGCGGGAAACGTCGATTCCTTCGAAGTCAGAGCCAAATTGCCCCGGCGGCGATTACTACAACTGGAGGACGCAGCCGTGGGCCTAATCCACGGTGATGGCTCCGGTTACGACACTCCCGGACGGGCCTTGCGAGCCTTTCCCGATGCGGACTGTGTAGTTTTTGGGCATTCCCACCGCCCGATGATTGAGATCAGAGGCGGCAAGCTGTTGGTCAATCCCGGTTCTGCCTGTGATCCTCGGACGATGCCGGAACCCACCGTCGGTTTCTTATATATTGAGGCCGACGGGATGCGGGCTGAGATTGTGGGACTTCATTCTGGCCAGGTGACCCAAGGTCCATGGCATAAATATGGTGGTTAA
- a CDS encoding histidine triad nucleotide-binding protein, protein MSECIFCKILAKEIPTEVLYEDDLVMAFPDVSPQAPEHILIIPKKHIPSLADLSPEDEGVMGRIVSVANRLAQEKGFAQEGYRLVANCGKQAGQTVFHIHFHLLGGRDFGWPPG, encoded by the coding sequence TTGTCGGAGTGCATTTTCTGTAAGATCTTGGCCAAAGAGATCCCAACTGAAGTGCTGTATGAGGACGATTTGGTGATGGCTTTTCCCGACGTATCGCCTCAGGCACCGGAACACATCCTCATTATACCCAAGAAGCATATTCCCTCCCTCGCCGACCTGTCACCGGAAGACGAAGGGGTGATGGGACGCATCGTTAGTGTGGCTAATCGGCTGGCACAGGAGAAGGGATTTGCCCAAGAGGGATACCGGCTAGTGGCTAATTGTGGGAAGCAGGCAGGTCAAACGGTCTTCCACATCCATTTTCATCTGCTGGGTGGCAGGGACTTTGGTTGGCCACCGGGTTGA